ttaaaatttttacaactcgCACAACTTAAAACAGTTTCTCagacatttttacataaatttggtatacctacCAATCTTCTCTAAAGTTCCAAGATAATCACTGTTTAAGGGcactttgcaaaatttaattatgctCAGTAAACATTAGTTGGCGTTAAAAATGACTTTATTTGGTCAAACACTAGACTAACACCGTCAATTGGCATTAATACTAGAGTATTGGCATTATACTAGAGTGTTGGCATTAATACGAGAGTATTGATtagtgaaaattattaaagaaaaatgaaaatagagTATAAACATTACCCAtctgtatcttcgttattattaacaaatggattaagataaattgggttaaatcgtaataatttaatgtaaggaattcactgttGGTCTGTGTCCCATTTGTAACGGACCATCCCCTGTATAAGACTTAcggttaataattttcaaggaaaaaatcttgcaaataataaattgaattgacacaataacatcttttaatattttaccgaAAACTCAGTgtgtcaattcaatttttaatttctttttagaaaattattaactttaacgCTAACATCTCATACTAAAATTAGTGTTtcagaaaataaattgtaattttggtTAGAAACCTTTTTGTGGACATCCTATATTATCAATTTAATGGTGAAAGAGTTcctttatgtttattttctaACTGCAAATGCCTTCCCCAAACCAACAGCACATAGcagaattatgattttttttcgcACTTTATACAcactaataaaaatttattttaaggtaaAACCGCAAAATACCGCAAGAATTTCTAGCAAAATCTATAATTGTAGGCCTTATACTACAACACGTATACAATATTACTTTTGAACaatgttaaacaatttattttttgcccATCTAAATATcgtgaaataaattattttctcaatttaCACATACGATGTAATCAaacaatattacaaaaaaactaataaccgAATTGTTACTTTCTGTATATTATACAATTCTACTTATCACCAGCAATAGGTTCTAtgataaattttcgaaatatataaaagaagtgtaaaggaaaaaatcaattaaaaaccaCACTTTTTACCGACGTTTTATCTAGGTGAAAACTGTTTACTAAACAATCAATTgacaactaaaatattttggtggcgattgttacaataattataaagaagGTGTTTCAAGGCACCTTGGGATTTACTTAATCAAATAGCAATAATTGCATTTTCAATCTTATTCcttaaatttttgcaattttggccaagatttttaaaaaattcgcctGTGTGCGTCcgtttaataaattgatttcaaaataataacatgacatcaagtttttttttgatatgacTTTGTATGATATAACAAAATTCCCTGTTTAAGAAAACTGTTTTATCGactacagaaaatcttttaaatcttaaacCGGTTTAAACCGATTTGTTATAGGTTAATGTTTACGTTTTACGTGAAGCACATGTTAAAAACGTTGTATATAAAGTGtagaacattaaaattatttttttatcaggTATGCTATTATCATAACATTACTCTTATACTTATAGATATCATTTAAggaaacattaattatttattagattaatttttaaaattattttatttatgtttttttttttttacaggaAGTGTCTTGTCCAACAGACGAAACATTTCAACAAATTGTACAAACAGCAGTCACTAAACTGTATCAATCTTTAGCGCCACCTCAAGTTGAAACAAACATCTAATAATTTATACCTTCAAAACATAAACagtataacattttattttgtaatggCAAATTTTAATCGAAACAATTCAATTGATTTGGCAATAACAACACAGAATTATCCAAATTCCAAAATAACCATGCAACAATTCCAACTGATTGAAGATTACATTCTCAGTGAAATAGATTCAGTTGGTTTTCACAATAACATTTCCCCAAAATTTGATGATGCAACATTAATAAACGGGATCGTTCACGTTTACTGCGTTGATATGGAAACAGCGAATTGGCTTTGCCCAAAAATACAAGATAAATCAATTTGGTCAGATGAAAAGTTGCAAATTTGTGTTGCAACCGATTTACCtgaatatgtaaaaattaattttcatattcctGGTTATAATGGAGACCATAACGAAAtcttaaaacaaattgaaagCGAAAATATTGGTTTATCAATCAAGTTATGGAAtgttataaacataaaaaatacaataaatggACAAGATTTGTTAATTTGGATCGATTCTATATCCTTTGATTATTTAAAGCGAAACAACTACTTATTTTCTGGGAAATCCCAGAAAGTTGTGTATAGAATTGCAAAATATGATGATGAAgctgtttattttaaaaaagaattgttaaatcTTTCATCAGGACGTTTTGGGATTAATCCTAATATTTTTCTATAGTTTATAATTCgtaaaatagtaataaaagtaaaattaatctatatttctttattgattaaaaaagtaataattttaagcCAATTAATCTTACaaatccattaaaaaaattaataaaaactattacaACGATTCAATCATAACAGCAATTCCTTGTCCCCCTCCAATACAAGCAGCACCAATTCCATATTTTCCTTTCCTTCTCCTCAATTCATACACCAAATGAGCTGTAATTCTTGAACCAGAGGCAGCCAAAGGATGTCCTAAAGCAATAGCTCCACCATCAACATTAAACTTATCCatatctaattttaattcctTAGCGCATGACAAAGCTTGAGCTGCAAAAGCTTCGTTTATTTCAACCAAATCAATTTCGCTTAAAGATTTCCCGCTCgcttttaaaacgttttgaaTTGCGGGAACTGGACCGATTCCCATAATAGTTGGATCAACACCGACGTATGAGTAAGCTATTACTTTTGCAAGAGGGGTTAAGTTGTTTTGTTTAATAGCTTCGTTACTTGCAAGAACAATAGCTCCGGCTCCGTCACAAATACCCtataaaaaagcaacaaaagaGTTTgagtaataacatttttattggtTTTATTACCGAAGCAGATCCAGCTGTGACTAAAccattttctttaaacaaaCTGGGTAATTTTTGTAATCCTTCTGCGGTGGTTTTTGGTTTAGGATGTTCGTCAACTTCGATTTGGACTGTTTTTCCTCGCATGTTAATGGAAACCGGAGCGAGTTCTTCTTTAAATCTCCCGGCTTCTTGAGCGGCCACCCAGTATTGTTGCGATCTTAACGAGAATTTATCCACTTCTTCTCTTGTTATTTTACATTGCGCTCCCAATTTTTCAGCCGTTAATGCCATGGGAAGTTTGCAATAAGTATCCGTTAATCCAAGCCATAAAGAATCTTCTAAAACCGGGGAAACACCCATCGTTGTACCAAATCGTATGTTACGAACGCTGTAGGGTGCTTGCGACATATTTTCAGCCCCACCAGTTAAAACTATTCTTGCAGCACCGGAATGAATttcctacaaaaaaaaatacaacaatcatttttgtttaatgggggataattttgtaataaccTGACATCCATTTACAACCGATTGAAATCCAGATCCGCATAATCTATTTACAGTTAATGCGGGTTTTTCGATTGGTACACCCGCTTTAAGCATAGCATGTCTAGCTAAAAATGTTCCATCTGAAGATGTGCtctaaacaaataatttttgtgaatGGTGACGAAAAAAGGGGGTTGTATTTATACTTACGGACATAACATTTCCTGAAATTACAGAATCGACCAAATCTGGTCGTACGTTTGCTTGGGTTAAAGCTGCTTTAAAAGCTACCGCTTGTAAATCGGTCGCTGAGGTTTTTACAAACTTCCCTCCGTATGTGCCAAAAGGTGTACGTTTGGCACCAACAATAAATACTCCTAAGtaagataataattaattaaatttaacataaattaaattaaatcatcatGCTTTTATGATAATAATACCAGTTGGGTTTGTCTCGCTCAAAAGCGGATGTGCTTTCAATCGTGCGTAAAGTGTTAAGTGTGTTAAGAGTCTCCGTCAGAAGATGTAAAAAGAATccatgaaataacaaacattacAAATGCCCCAGTGAAACAGGTGTCAAGGTTGGAGCAACACTTACTGCCACAAAAATCCGAGATGTGTTAAATGCGCTAGTGAACACTGGACCAGCGAATGCACTAAAGCCGAAGAAATCCTGGCTAAATGTTTCAACTGTGGAGAAAATCATCCAGCGAACTACCGAGGATGCATTGTGATTAAGGAACTACAAGCCACCAGGAATAACAAGTGGAACTAATAAGAGTGGTGAAACTACAGAGAAAACTGTAAGTACATTGATCGATGAAAAAGCTGACAGTAAATTAGATCTAATACTACAAAAAATACTTCCACAAAAAGATTATCAGGAAATTCTACTGCTTcttgaaaacaaatttatacttGGAGGAGACTTTAATGCAAAACATATATCTTGGGGTTCTCGGTTCtacaaatacaaaagaaagAGAACTGAAACATGCAATAGAGGCCCTAAATTGTGAGGTGCTCTCCACTGGTAAACCAACTTACTGGCCAACAGATAGCAGTAAAATTCCGGACCTGCTTGATTtctttattatgaaaaatatgttGCTTAACTTAGTAAACATAGAAGAAGAGTTAGAGCTGGACTTAGATCACTCACCAATAATTCTTACtctaaataacaaagtatGTAACAAAGAACCCTTTTTATCACTAACTGGAATCTATTTCAACAAacattagataataaaatacattatcTCACCTCAACACctattttaacaccaaaacctAAATCTAACATatacagtgaaattcccctaactcGAATCACTAAGGGAGCGGAAGAAAACTTCGAAATATGGAGAATAGTAGAAGTTAGAGAAAAATTAGTAGAATTTCAGCTCTAAAGAAAATCATTAGAAATGTACTTTTCTAATACGCATATTTAAAACAGAAACCTTAATACTATtgaaagtagaaaattaatcaagttttttaaagcaatccgtaattttcttttggcttAAAGTGGACAATCGCTCTTTGTCGAAAAAATCTTCTattaaattatgaatattatgtGGAACATTCTCTAttgataatacaaaggtttcAAGCTTTCTAAGAGAGGAATAAGCTTCATCAAATGTAGGCACAGTGATAACTATTCCGTTTTCAAGATTATCATCACCCTCATTTGATTCTGAAACAATACCGTGAGATAGGGTCGCTTGGACACGTTTTTCAAGATTAAAAGTGAAGAAATAAAGTTAGGGCAACAGAAACTTGTTCATCATACCAACCTAACCTTCAGGATTATATAGCTATcataaaacattgaaaataccttatacaaataacaaaaagTATATAAAGAAGTGATGTCCGAATAGCCCCGTTGTTAGGGCTTCTTGGACACTAAACTTCGTTTTAGGGACAATCTCTTACTTTGCATGTCAGATGGTCAAGTTCCCCTGAAAATATAACTGAAGCATTAAggaatgtatttttattaatgttaattctgATGGACAGGTTGTTTCTAGCGATAAAAGAATCGATGAAATCTGGACCTGGATTGTTGTTGTTGAAGACCTTGACCTCCTTCCCTTGTCTATCTAGGTATTTTTTCACCACATCTCCAATGTCGGCCTTTGTTAAGGGGAACCCCCAATTAGCAACGACAGCTAAAGTTTCAGAAGTCAACAGCTCCTCAGACTTGCTTAAAACAGTCGAATGTCCAAGGGGTCTTGAATTCCTTCCAAGCATCTTCCGTACTAATGTTGTCCGAGGCACTTTGAACGTTTCTCCGGCCTTTTTCCTTGACATCCCCTTCCGAACTGCATCGATAGCCTTTTCCAAGTCTTCCACTTTGTAATCCGTGTAGGATTTTGACCTTAGAGTTTTTTGATACGTGCACACAAATTTTAATCAGTGACTTCCTTTGATAACAAGAAACAAAAACATTACCTAACCTCGCTTTTATGACACAGGACTGAACACGGACACTACATGCGTTCTGTCCATGTAGTCCCGGGGTGGCCAAGTAGCCTCATCTTACGATAAGAACATTAGATTTATTTTGGTTCAAGAGTCTGTAGTTTCTGATCCAGAGTCTATGTGGTTTGATTCTGTagttaaaattacttacacaGCGGAttcgaatattttattctttggtAAATTCGACTTATAGAAGtaaaagttgaagaaattcCATAGTGGTTCAGTTCGACTTACAGAGAAATTCGAGTTAGGGAAATTTGACTTAGAGAGATAAAAACACATTTGAAGCCTAGTCAAACGCTTGAGGTTACGAAAATTATTCGACTTAGAGGATAATTCGAGATATAGAAGTTCgagttaggggaatttcactgtatCCTAAATTCATTAGAAacaaaattgcagaaaaacgaAAAGCGAGAAAGAAATGACAAAGCAATAGAACTCCTagtgataaaactaaattaaataaaacaacagcCGAATTAAGAGCATTAACCGATTAATGccacaaacaaaataatattcaaaaatacttaaaagaTGTTACTGACGATGCCAGTACTAATTATTCTCTGTAGAAGCCAACAAGAAAGCTGAAAGTTCCATAAACACATACACCTCCAATTCGAAATAGTAATGGTAATTGGGCTAAGAGcaatcaagaaaaaattaatttgtttgctgaacatctgaaagaaacttttacatcAGACAGTCCAACAACTATGTTAAATAGTGTTCCTAGCATAATTCAAAGTGACCAGCAGAgtattatgaaatacaaaaactaaatgtgaaACATTGAAACATCTACCAAAACAGGCGattacaaaactattacacataattaatgctgCTTTTAAACAGAGATACTTTCCAAGTATATGGAAAGTtgctgaaataataatgataccaAAACCTGGTAAACCCCCTACAGATGTTACATCATATAgactagtggtggaacggatatccagCCTATCCGgccttttttttaaatccgaccggataccggatagttacctTACTACTTAGTACTCCAAGCACAATAAATTcacaattaacattttaatgaaattagaTTACTAAGGTATCAGAGAGATACTCCCGCTGGCTGTAGTATGCGCCCtttatcagaaatattttaactttacttttaaaactgtttagttcatttatttgttatagaTAGACTATTCGGAAGCCGattatataatttaacaaaattatattgTGGGCTTCTTTCGTACAAAGACGTTCTGTGCGCGGGCAGTGGCAGACTGTTACTATTTCGCGTATTGTAACAATTATTATGGTTATTAAAGTGttgaatatttttcttaacaaaaattatggcTTTCCATATATAGATACACGGAAAGGTCAGCAACTCTTGTTCCCTAAAAACAGCCCTGCATGATTCAGCGACTCCGAGCCCAAAAATCATTCTCAACACTCTCTTTTGTGACACAAAAGCACGTTGCCAATCGGTAACCAGACCCCATATTAAGATGTTATATGTAAGGTGAGAAAAACACAATGCATAATAGGCTTGTAATATCGATCCTTCAGCCAAACACGATTTTAGCCTTAATATTGCATAGTAACCGGAATTCAATCTGGAGCATACCTGGTCTATATATGATCTAAAGGACAAGTTACAGGCAACGGATGTGTCGTCTGCATACATTATCAAGTGAACTTCCCTGTCAATGTGCTTGGGTAggtcattaataaataataaaaatgttaagggTCCAAGAATGGAGCCCTGGGGGACCGCTAAAATTACCCTCATACTACGACCAGTCATAAATGAAATGACCAGTCGAGTATCGGACCACGGATCCCTAATATGAACAGTTTGTAACCAACAAACTCCGGAGATAAGGAGTCGAAGGCACTAgtcaaatcgaaaaataagCCACAGGCGAAGTTACCCCTATCTAGTATTCCTAGATTATTATCCTAGATTATACCTGAAATAATCGATTGTGGCGGAGTACTTTGAAGCAGTACTATTCCGTGTATCTTTACCGATTTCAATCTTAACACACTGCCAAAACGCTTTTGTGCAATTCTCGGAAATCACTATTTTATTTGacaaatcatttctttttgtattgtCTATGAGGGACTTATACTTAGATTTCAATTTCGTGTAATTTGGTTTAAGTTCAGGGAAATCATTGGTCATGAGCCAATAAGTATTTTTCAAGTGGCTACCTGCATCTCTGATTTCCTGGGTGTCCCATTTTGAGAGGCCACAACCAGCAGGAGGACGCCTCTGTTTTAACGGACAACACATATCGTAAAAATACATGAACATTACTGAAAACTCACGATACAGATCGTTAACATCGGGGTCACTGGATGACAATACTAAGTTCCAGTCTATCACATTAATCTTAGACCTAAGTaaaattagtatctcttttaggtgttgggcACTGCAGATAATGATCAagtatttatatcaggtttgtcattagcaacctcattgtaacaatcacaatacgatatataaactctcttgttgcaatttcgtctagttttcttcttctCACTTGTAATTCAttatcacattcattactaacagaactgtcgctgttatcacttttgattattaattaaaatatcctctttttaatgcaacaagccgttttgaagaatcgctcttagtttttgagaaataaatttttgaaataatcgacaattttttcgaattttgcaattttcgccgattaaattttagtaattcgtataaaatcgatttcttggaatatgagtatgaaaattacccaaagtgttaataaaagtgtcctcttcccaatgaaccaacacgttttgaaaaataacttttagtttttgagaaaacaatatttgaagttttgataaaattttcaatcttgcaattttcatcgataactttcaaaattcgctataaaattaatttcttgaaggatccttgtggaaatattaccaattattaattaaagtatcctctttttaatgcaaaaaggcGTATTGCAAAATCAggtttagttcttgagaaataaatttttgaaataatcaacaaagttttcgaattttgcaattttcgtcattaaattttaataaatcgtataaaatcgatttcttgcaatatgagtatgaaaatttcccaaaatgttaataaaagtgt
This genomic stretch from Onthophagus taurus isolate NC chromosome 7, IU_Otau_3.0, whole genome shotgun sequence harbors:
- the LOC111417632 gene encoding 3-ketoacyl-CoA thiolase, mitochondrial-like, whose translation is MTSAVKGVFIVGAKRTPFGTYGGKFVKTSATDLQAVAFKAALTQANVRPDLVDSVISGNVMSSTSSDGTFLARHAMLKAGVPIEKPALTVNRLCGSGFQSVVNGCQEIHSGAARIVLTGGAENMSQAPYSVRNIRFGTTMGVSPVLEDSLWLGLTDTYCKLPMALTAEKLGAQCKITREEVDKFSLRSQQYWVAAQEAGRFKEELAPVSINMRGKTVQIEVDEHPKPKTTAEGLQKLPSLFKENGLVTAGSASGICDGAGAIVLASNEAIKQNNLTPLAKVIAYSYVGVDPTIMGIGPVPAIQNVLKASGKSLSEIDLVEINEAFAAQALSCAKELKLDMDKFNVDGGAIALGHPLAASGSRITAHLVYELRRRKGKYGIGAACIGGGQGIAVMIESL